The Candidatus Polarisedimenticolaceae bacterium genomic sequence GCTCTACTGCCCCTCGGACATCGCCTACGGCGACCAGGGTCGCCCCGGGATTCCTCCCGGCGCCACGCTCATCTTCGAGGTCGAGCTGCTCGAGGTCCTGAAGTAGAACGCCCCGGCTCAGGGACAGGCGACCGCCGGGACCCGCTCCGAGCCGCTCGACGCGGTGCCGAGGGAGCCCGTCGCGGTCGCCTTCCCGCGCACGAGGTACAGGAACCCCTGCCCCGTCGCCGGGACGGTCGCGTCGGTCGCGGAAGGGGTCGGCAGCGACCCGGCCAGGCATTCGCCGACGGGTCCGGCCGCGAGGGGACGCAGCGCGTCCCGATAGAGCTCGAACACGACCGCGGCATTCACGCTGTCGTCCCACGCGAGGGCGTCCGGCCCGTCGAAGCGCAGCCGTGTCAACTCGCGCGGATTCTCGAACGCGCCGACGTCGGGCGCGGCGGTCCCGTTCAGGTCGCCGTCCACGTTGCGCGGCCGGCCGTCGGCGTCGACCGAGGGAACGCCGGTCCCGGTGCCCCGATCGATCAGGGCGCTGTCCGAGCGCAGGCGAAAGCGGTTCGCCGCCGGATCCTCGAAGCCGGCCGGCAGGAACAACTGCCCGCCGTCGCACTTGGACGACGGAAGCCCCCCGCAGGCGTCGGGGAGATTGCCGTCGAAGTCGTTCAGCGTGTACGTGAACCCCTGGAGCCCGGTCGCGAAGAAGTGGATTCCGCCCCCCGCGAACCGGGCGACGTTCTGTACGAACAGGTTGTTCCGCAGCGTCGCCGCCGCGCCGTCCGCCGCGAGGATCCCGCCCCCGTACGAGAAGGTGTTCGCCGCGCCGCTCCCCGCCTCGTTCCCGAAGATCGTGTTGTTCGTGACGTCGACCGGCATCGCCGCCCCGGTCACCCCGAGTGAGATGCCGCCGCCGGAGTCCGAGGCGACGTTGTCGCGGATCGTGTTGTTGATCACGACCGCCGAGGCGTCGTCCCCGACGTCGATGGCCCCTCCGTAGGCGAACACGCCCTGCGCATCGCCGAGCACGGCGTTCCCCGCGATCACGTTGCGCGTGATCACCGGGCGCGACCCCGGATCGACCGCGATGCCGGCGCCGAAGGCGGGAAAGGCCGAACCGTCGCGGGCGGCTGTGTTCCCTTCGATGACGTTCCCCTCGATCGTCGGGTTGGCGCCGCCGACCACCGCGATCCCCGCCCCGGTGCGCGCGCGGCCGCCGGAGATCGTGAAGCCGCGCAGCGTGGCGTTCCCGTTGAGCAGGACGACCCGGGTCTCGCCCTCGAGGTAGAGCACGGTCGCCGCGGGCCCGGACTCCGATCGCACGGTGATCGCCTTCCCGAGGAAGTTCAGCGTCTCCTTGTACCGCCCCGGGCGGACGACGACCTCGTCCCCCGCCCCGGCGGCGTTGATCGCCGACTGGATGCTCGGGAAGTCCGCGGGGCCGTTGTCGTCCACCGTGTACACCGCCGCCCCCGCCGCCGGTGCCGAAGCACCGGCGGCGAGGGCGGTGAGGAACGCGGCGCGGATCGCGAATCGGGTCATCGGGCCTTGCGACCTCCGCCCCGGATCGCGCACGTCGTGGTGGAGGGGGCGCTCGAGATCCGGTATTTGTCCTTCACGGTGAGCGTCACGACGTAGTCGGCGTTCCCCGCGGGATACGCGTGCGTCACCGTCGGCGACGAGGTCGTCACCACGCTCCCGTCGCCGAAGTTCCAGGTGTACACGGCAACGTAGTCGTCGAGCTGCTGCGCGTCCGGGTCGAACGACCCGGAGCCGTCGAAGGTGACCGGCGAGAAGGCACGCCCCTTGTACGGGCCGCCGGCGACGGCGGTCGGGGAGTCGTTTTCCGGCGGGACGACCGGAGGGGGGGTGAGGTCGAGCGCGTTCTTCAGGTTGAGCATCCCGCCCGAGACGCAGCGTCCCGCGAGATTGTCGTTGGGCACCACGCTCTGCATGAGGATGTCCTTGTATTCGAGGTGCCCGAGGAAGGGATTGAACCCCATGAGGTTCGCGATCGCGCCGCTCACGTGGGGGCACGCCATCGAGGTGCCGCTCATGCTGGAGTACCCGTTGTTCGGCGTCGTGCTGAGGATGTCGCTGCCCGGCGCGCCGAGGTCGACGGAGGTGAGGCCGAAGTTCGAGGAGCTCGACCGCCCGCCGAATCGCGTCATGTTCGCGACCGAGATGACGTTCGGGCTCGTGTACGACGCCGGGTAGAAGGGGCTCGCGTCGGTGTCCCGCCCGTTGTTCCCCGCCGCCGCGACGTAGAGGACTCCCGCGGCGTCCGCGCGATCGATGGCGTCCTTCATCGCCTGGCTGAAGCTGCCGCCGCCCCAGGAGTTGCTGGTGAGGCGCGCCCCGTTCTCGGTCGCGTAGTCGGTCGCGGCGATCGCCGCGCTCACGTCGCAACCTCCGCCGGAATTGCAGATCTTCAGCGGCATGATCGACGCGGACCACGCGACGCCGGCGACGCCGACTCCGTTGTTCCCGACCGCGGCGGCGGTGCCCATCGTGTGGCTGCCGTGCGAGTGGTCGTCCTGGGGGTCGTTGTCGTTGCTCAGGAAGTCCCAGCCGTGCACGTCGTCGACGTAGCCGTTCGCATCGTCGTCGATCCCGTTCCCGGCGACCTCCCCGGGGTTGGTCCAGATGTTCGCCGCGAGGTCCTGGTGGTTGCGGTCGACGCCGGTGTCGATGCTCCCGATCACGATCCCCGCTCCGGAGGTGTTGACGTCCCACCCCTCGGGGGCGTCGATGTCGGAGTCGACGAGGCCGCCGTTCTGCCCGGTGTTGTGCATTCCCCACAGATCGCCGAAGCGGGTGTCGTTCGGGATCCCCTGCGTGTGGTAGATGAAGTCGGGCTCGGCGTACCGCACGTCGGGCTGAGCCGCGTACCGGTCGAGGAGCGCCCCGAGATCGGTCCCCTCCGGGAAGGCCACGAGCTCGAGGTCGGGGTCGAGGCGGAAGGTCTGGATCCGTTGTCCCCGGAATTGCCCGTGCAGCGCCGCCTTCGCGGTCGCCGCGGTGCCGGGTTGGAACTTCACGAGCAGCCGGCCGGGGACGTACGTCCCCTCCTCGAGGGTGACGGCCATCGAGGCCGATCCCCAGGCGGCGAGCAGAGCGAGAACGGCGAACGAGCGGACGAATACCCTCATCGAGCCCCCCTTTGACGAGCGCGAATCGCTCGGGTCCCTTGACTCCCCGATTGTACGGCGAAATCGGGGTCGCGGGGGGCGACGCTCAGCGTCCTCCGGTCGGCACGCAGGCCTCGATCGGCAGCTCGAAGAAGGTCGGGACGACCTCGAGATCGACCGGGGGGATCTTCGTGTCGACGGCCTGGGCGCCGGCCTCGCGCACGTTGGCGTTCGTCGCCCGCAACGGGACCTTCGTCTCCCGGACGACGCCGCACGAGGCGTCCTCGACGTTGCCGTTCCGGTCGATGCGCATCAGCCAGTGCTCGTAGACGATCGGGAAGGAGTAGGAGTCCCCGATGACGGTGTACCCCGTCGCCGTCTCCTGGATCTCCCAGGCGCTGTCGGTGCGATCCGGAATGCCGTAGGACTTCTGCCACTCGATCTTCGCCCTGGCGTCGAACTTCACGAGCCAGATCTCGCCGGCCGTGGCGTTGAACGATCCGGAGCCTCCGCCGATCAGGAATCCTCCGTCCGAGGTCGCGATCGCCGCGTGCGGATCCTCGGCGTCCGCGCCCCCGAGCGAGAACTCCTTCGAGATCTTGCCGTTCTGGCCGACGATCACCGCCCACCAGTTCCGGAGTCCGCCGTCGGCGAACGAGTCCGACGCGCCGACCACCATGTAGTAACGCTTGAGGACGGGGGTCACGACGAGCCCCGTGTCCTCGGCGCCGCCGCCGTAGGCGTTCTGCCAGACCACCGCGCCGGTCGCCCGATCGAGCTCGGCCAGCCAGTAGTCGCCGCGCGTCGAACCGGCGACGATGAAGTTCCCGTTGTAACCCTGGATCGCGTCGGCGAAGAACTCGTTCGGCCCGGGCCTTCCGTAGATCTTCTGCCAGATCACCTCCCCGTTCGGGTCGACGAGCACCGCGCGGCCGTTGCTCGCGTTCGGATCGTCCATCGCCGTCGCGCCGGTGAGGAGCAGGCTGCCGTCGTCCGCCTCCACCACGCGCAGGAGCGAATACCCGCCGTCCCCGTAGTCGCGGGCCCAGAGCACGTTCCCGGCGGCGTCGATCTTCACGAGCATGAACGACGTCCCTTCGCCGGAAAACACGTAACCGCCGTCCCGGGTCGGCACGAGGTTGTTCGCCCCGGCGAGCCCCGGCGCGTCGTAGGTGACCTCCCACGCGGGCGTGCCGTCGGCGTTGAGCTTGACCACCCACGGCCGGCAGCAGTCGAATCCGGCGCCGAAAGTCCCGCCGAGAATCGCCCCGCCGTCCGCGGTCTCGAGAACGCTGTGCCCGTACCCCCCTTGGTAGGTGCGGATCCAGTTCCCCTCGAGGGCGAACGACAGAGAGGGGCAAAGGAGCAGAGCCAGGGTCACGAGTGGTTTCATGGGGCCTCCGTGGGACCGGAAACGTACGGAGCGGCGGACCGCAGGCAGCGCGCGATGCCGCCGTTCGCGGCGTTGGCGCAGCGACCCCCCTCCGCGGAGACCCGAACGCGGCTTGCTCCTGGCCCGGCCGGGGCGTCTAATCGAACCGCATGGAGTGGCTTTCGAGGAGCGGCGCGGGCGTGCTGGCCCTCGGGCTCGCGGCGTGCGGCGGCCAGGACGCCGCCGTTCCGGGACCGAGCGCGACAGCGTTCGTCTTCGCCGTGCGCGGCGTCCCCGACGCGGAGGGTCGGTTCGTGGCGGTCACGGACGACCCCGCGGTGCTGGCGCGGCTGGACGACCAACTCGCGCTCCCCGAGTCCGAGCGGAGCCTCCACATCGCGGGCCCGATCGCGTCCGGGAACGGCGGGCACAACCTCGCATGGAGCTGGCACTTCATCCCGAGCCGCTGGGACGTCGTCGAGGCGAGCATCGAGGTCTGTGACGGGACGCCCCAGGCCGTCGAGAAGGACGTGGGGCGCTGGGTGGCCGAAGTCGGCACCTTCTGTCCCTGGGCCTCCTACGTCCAGCGAAGGATGTGAGGCCCGGCGGCTCGAAACTCCTTCCCCCGGGTAAGTCCGGCCGGGGAGTTCGTACCTATCCCCCTCGACCCTGTGGGCGAACGGACCGCGTCACGGCGCGATAAACCGCGCCACACCGCCCTGGCACGATTCTCGTTCTACACCTCCGGTCGCGCGGTTTCACAGATGCAACCCGGGAGGTCGCACCATGGGATTCAGTTCATCACGGCCGGGCTACACCGTACGCGTCGACGGGCTGCTCTTGGGAAGCACCCGATTCGTCATCCAGGCTGCGATCGAATACGAGACTTGGCTGACCGACGGCGAGCGGGAGCGCCTCGCCCCGATCGCGCAGTTGGAAGCCCTGCTCGCGATCGAGGGCGAGGAGGCACGCGGGCGCCGCCTCGGGGCCCGCGACGTTCACGTGGGGGTCGTCGGGGACGAACCGCTCTACCGGCTGTTCCGGACGCGGACGCCTGCGGCGCGGGGCCGCGTCACGGACGCGGGCGCGCGGAGGGGATACCCGACCGGGAGCCTCTCCTCGTCGATGCACGACAGGGTTGGCGAGGCGGTGTCGTAGCGCCGGACTCCGTCCCGACAGCGGCACGCGGCCCGACGGGCGTCGCGCGTTCGCCGTCGCATTCCTTGATTCCCCCCGGGGCGGCCCCCCTCCGATCCTGTTACAGTTTGCGCGAGGCAGGGAGGCCGAGATGGAGAAGGTCACCACCGACAAACTCTTGCAGGACCTGAGCGCGGTCATCCAGGACGCCGAGGCGCTGCTGCAGGCGACCGCCGGCCAGACCGGGGAGAAGGTCGCCGAGATCCGCGGCCAGGCCGCGGAAACGGTCCGCAAGGCTCGCGAGCGCATGGCGGAAGCCGGCGTCGAGGTCCAGGAGAAGGCGAAGGCGGTCGCGAAGTCGACGGACGCCTACGTGCACGAGAACCCCTGGACCTCGATCGCGATCGCCGCCTGCCTCGGTTTCCTCGTGGGTACGCTCAGCAGCCGCCGATGACCCCGAACGGCGAAGAGGCACGGGGGGCGCCGGCCGGGTTCCTGGAGTCGATCCGGACCCTGGCGACCACCGTCGTCGCCCTCGCCCACGACCGTCTCGAGCTGGCGGCGACCGAACTCCAGGAGGAGATCGCCCGCCTGGCGGGAGTCCTCCTCTGGGCCCTCACCG encodes the following:
- a CDS encoding right-handed parallel beta-helix repeat-containing protein gives rise to the protein MTRFAIRAAFLTALAAGASAPAAGAAVYTVDDNGPADFPSIQSAINAAGAGDEVVVRPGRYKETLNFLGKAITVRSESGPAATVLYLEGETRVVLLNGNATLRGFTISGGRARTGAGIAVVGGANPTIEGNVIEGNTAARDGSAFPAFGAGIAVDPGSRPVITRNVIAGNAVLGDAQGVFAYGGAIDVGDDASAVVINNTIRDNVASDSGGGISLGVTGAAMPVDVTNNTIFGNEAGSGAANTFSYGGGILAADGAAATLRNNLFVQNVARFAGGGIHFFATGLQGFTYTLNDFDGNLPDACGGLPSSKCDGGQLFLPAGFEDPAANRFRLRSDSALIDRGTGTGVPSVDADGRPRNVDGDLNGTAAPDVGAFENPRELTRLRFDGPDALAWDDSVNAAVVFELYRDALRPLAAGPVGECLAGSLPTPSATDATVPATGQGFLYLVRGKATATGSLGTASSGSERVPAVACP
- a CDS encoding S8 family serine peptidase — encoded protein: MRVFVRSFAVLALLAAWGSASMAVTLEEGTYVPGRLLVKFQPGTAATAKAALHGQFRGQRIQTFRLDPDLELVAFPEGTDLGALLDRYAAQPDVRYAEPDFIYHTQGIPNDTRFGDLWGMHNTGQNGGLVDSDIDAPEGWDVNTSGAGIVIGSIDTGVDRNHQDLAANIWTNPGEVAGNGIDDDANGYVDDVHGWDFLSNDNDPQDDHSHGSHTMGTAAAVGNNGVGVAGVAWSASIMPLKICNSGGGCDVSAAIAATDYATENGARLTSNSWGGGSFSQAMKDAIDRADAAGVLYVAAAGNNGRDTDASPFYPASYTSPNVISVANMTRFGGRSSSSNFGLTSVDLGAPGSDILSTTPNNGYSSMSGTSMACPHVSGAIANLMGFNPFLGHLEYKDILMQSVVPNDNLAGRCVSGGMLNLKNALDLTPPPVVPPENDSPTAVAGGPYKGRAFSPVTFDGSGSFDPDAQQLDDYVAVYTWNFGDGSVVTTSSPTVTHAYPAGNADYVVTLTVKDKYRISSAPSTTTCAIRGGGRKAR
- a CDS encoding DUF883 family protein, with the protein product MEKVTTDKLLQDLSAVIQDAEALLQATAGQTGEKVAEIRGQAAETVRKARERMAEAGVEVQEKAKAVAKSTDAYVHENPWTSIAIAACLGFLVGTLSSRR